A DNA window from Onthophagus taurus isolate NC chromosome 1, IU_Otau_3.0, whole genome shotgun sequence contains the following coding sequences:
- the LOC111423596 gene encoding prefoldin subunit 1: MSHAVDLELKQAFTELQAKQQMTKEVIQNCQRNIEVARRCKQIATLTHLEVKNLDENVKIYESLGRCFVMTPREEVIENLQTKIDEYTKEGKQETEKIQLAEGKLKEAENSLRELVQQKKTRS; encoded by the exons ATGTCGCACGCAGTTGATTTGGAATTAAAACAG GCTTTCACCGAGTTACAAGCCAAACAACAAATGACTAAAGAGGTTATTcaaaattgccaaagaaacaTCGAAGTTGCTCGAAGGTGCAAGCAAATAGCCACATTAACTCACTT gGAGGTGAAGAATTTAGAcgaaaacgttaaaatataTGAATCATTAGGACGTTGCTTTGTAATGACACCCAGAGAAGAAGTAATCGAAAACCTTCAAACAAAAATAGATGAATACACAAAAGAAGGTAAACAGGAAACGGAAAAAATTCAACTTGCAGAAGGGAAATTAAAGGAGGCTGAAAATAGTCTTAGGGAATTGGTTCAACAAAAGAAAACGAGatcttaa